GGCAAGGGATGCGCTGGGAACGCCTCAGCCTGGCCTGTCTTCTGCTCGGCTGGCTGACCATCCTGCCGGCGGTCGTCAGCGGTTTGGCCGACCAGAACGCCATTGCCCTCGATGCGCCCGCGCGGGCGCTGTCCAACAGTCACATCAGCGCAGTTTTCGTGACCGCGATGGCGTTTGCTGCAGCCATCTACCTGCGGCTGCGCCCGCGCAGCCCATGGGAACAGGCGCCGACGCGCTGGGTTCTCCTGGCCCTGCTCCTGATCGGGCTGGCAGCCCTGGTGATCGCCGGTGAATTGGGCGGCCGCCTGGTGTACGAGTTCGGCGTGGGCGCCACTGGCGGTTGAAACCGCTCACAAAGGAATCACGATGCAAAAAGAAACGGCCGCGGGCAAACCGCGCACTAAACTGTACACCGGCGTCGGCGACGCAGGTTATACCGGCCTGTTGGGGAGAGATCGAG
The window above is part of the Candidatus Amarolinea dominans genome. Proteins encoded here:
- a CDS encoding DUF2231 domain-containing protein, producing MNFALPLHPRLVHFPVALLVLGVALHLLHGWRPQGWQGMRWERLSLACLLLGWLTILPAVVSGLADQNAIALDAPARALSNSHISAVFVTAMAFAAAIYLRLRPRSPWEQAPTRWVLLALLLIGLAALVIAGELGGRLVYEFGVGATGG